In Acropora palmata chromosome 7, jaAcrPala1.3, whole genome shotgun sequence, one genomic interval encodes:
- the LOC141887130 gene encoding uncharacterized protein LOC141887130: MSLEEEESVRQFNEGLKIDGEHYEVPLLWKSDAQSNYLQAVTRLEGVERQLRGNEERANAYKDAINQYVEKGFAADGNEKVRYLPHHIVFREDKKTTKCRVVFNASASDEHEVSLNDCILSGPALQPNLVSVLLRFRARSIALMADVEKMFLQTRTLYDICEGI; the protein is encoded by the coding sequence ATGTCCTTAGAAGAAGAAGAGTCTGTTAGACAGTTCAACGAGGGACTGAAGATTGATGGTGAACATTATGAAGTACCGCTGCTATGGAAAAGTGATGCTCAATCAAACTACCTCCAGGCAGTCACGAGACTTGAGGGTGTGGAAAGACAGCTTAGAGGGAACGAAGAGAGAGCCAATGCCTACAAGGATGCCATCAACCAATATGTGGAAAAGGGGTTTGCAGCTGATGGTAATGAGAAGGTCAGGTATTTACCTCATCACATTGTCTTCCGAGAggacaagaaaacaacaaaatgccGTGTTGTTTTTAATGCTTCAGCCTCTGATGAGCATGAGGTATCTCTCAACGACTGTATCCTGTCAGGGCCAGCACTTCAACCTAATCTAGTATCAGTACTACTTCGATTCAGAGCACGTAGCATTGCACTTATGGCTGATGTTGAAAAGATGTTCCTCCAGACCAGGACGCTCTACGATATCTGTGAAGGGATCTAA
- the LOC141887131 gene encoding uncharacterized protein LOC141887131, producing MYVDDSLSGADNVEATVKLQQSLDKMMERGGFNLTKWASNSRELLSHIAEQEQAEASTLDFNASEPLKALGICWNTLTDCFLFSVSPNMFAVSDLETKRSLLSTASEVFDPMGLITPFTITPKMLFQELWQRGLQWEDRLDEDIADQRSRGNQNFPAISWETSNQVPA from the coding sequence ATGTACGTGGACGACTCCCTTAGTGGTGCGGACAACGTTGAAGCTACGGTGAAATTGCAGCAGTCCTTAGACAAGATGATGGAACGAGGTGGATTTAATCTGACTAAGTGGGCCAGTAATTCAAGGGAACTCCTTAGCCACATTGCAGAGCAAGAGCAGGCAGAGGCCAGTACCCTTGACTTCAATGCAAGTGAGCCACTTAAGGCACTGGGGATATGTTGGAATACATTAACTGACTGTTTTCTCTTCAGCGTGTCACCAAATATGTTTGCTGTTAGTGACCTGGAAACAAAGAGAAGCCTGTTGAGCACTGCGTCAGAGGTTTTTGACCCCATGGGACTAATCACACCATTTACAATCACGCCAAAAATGTTGTTCCAAGAACTTTGGCAGAGAGGTTTACAGTGGGAGGACCGGTTGGATGAAGATATTGCTGATCAGAGGAGTCGTGGAAATCAGAACTTCCCCGCTATTTCATGGGAAACATCGAATCAAGTTCCAGCATAG